The DNA sequence CCTCATGATTTATATGAGAGTTATTACAACTCTAACAAATCCAATCTGAAGTTGTATGTTAGACGAGTATTTATTTCAGATGAATTTGATGAACTGTTGCCTAAATACCTCAGCTTCTTGAAGGTAACCAGGTTATGCTGTTATTGCAATTTAGTTTGTTTTAACGCGATCAGAATATTTTTTTTCTGAGATGTCCTTTTGACATTGAGAACAGGGCCTTGTTGATTCTGACACGTTGCCACTTAATGTCTCCCGTGAAATGCTTCAACAACACAGTAGCCTGAGGACAATCAAGAAGAAACTTATCAGGAAAGCCCTTGATATGATCCGTAGGATTGCTGATGAGGATCCAGATGAGTCCACTGACAAAGATAAGAAAGGTAGGTTTTACTAAATATATTGGCGTTGTGTGCTTGGAGTGCCAATACTTAGTTGGTCTCCATGTGTTTCATGCAATGGTGGTTCAGATCCTCCATGCTTTCAGCATGTTGCGTCATGCATAAATTTTGTCTTTCATATATTATGTTTTCCATTGTATTTCTAAGCGGTATACTTGAACCCATAAGCCCTTAAATTTGACTCTGCTTCCTCCAACTTTATGCAGAAGAGGTATCATCTGACAATGATGAGAAAAGAGGTCAATATGCTAAGTTCTGGAATGAGTTTGGAAAGTCCATCAAACTTGGCATCATTGAAGATGCTACTAACAGAAACCGTCTGGCAAAACTGCTGAGAGTTGAGACGTATGTTACTTGATTccttgcatttttttatttatttgctgcaGTGTTATTTCCCTCCTTTCATTAGTTGACAAAATATTGTATACCTGATTACTTACAGCTCAAAGTCTGAAGGTAAATTGACGTCTCTTGATCAGTACATCTCCAGAATGAAATCTGGACAAAAGGATATCTTCTACATAACTGGAACTAACAAAGAACAACTGGAAAAATCTCCTTTCCTTGAGCGGCTTAGGAAGAAAAATTACGAGGTATGATTTTCTCGCTGAATATACTTGTTTTCTGTTTCTTACACTCCATAAACTTTCTCCAGTGGGAGCTAAGATGTATCTTCTAAATGTTTGTATTTTAAACTGGTGCAGGTTATTTACTTCACTGATCCAGTTGATGAATACTTGATGCAATATCTTATGGATTATGAAGACAAAAAATTCCAAAATGTGTCCAAGGAAGGTCTGAAAATTGGAAAGGACGCCAAAGCCAAGGAACTAAAGGAATCCTTCAAGGATCTCACAAAGTGGTGGAAAAGTGCACTTTCCAGTGAAAATGTTGATGATGTGAAGATATCCAACCGTTTGGATAACACTCCTTGTGTGGTGGTGACTTCGAAATTTGGTTGGAGTGCTAACATGGAGAGAATAATGCAGGCACAAACTTTATCAGATGCTAGCAAGCAAGCATACATGCGTGGCAAGAGGGTTCTTGAAATCAATCCTAGGCACCCTATTATCAAGGAGCTCAGGGAGCGTGTAGTAAAGAACCCTGAGGTACATTCTTGACTTGAATACTTTCTATTAGCTTTTGCCTTTACTTTGTTGTGCTAATAAAAATTGAGGTGATAATAATATCATTAAAACAagccttcttttctttttcctttttcctttttccaaATTTGGTTTTTTGCATGCTAGAATTAAGTCCCTTCCATTGATTGATTTGATTCTTATGAATGCTCTCGAAGTGATACCGTTCTCTGCAAACCTTGTCTGAATCATTGGTTCCATGCCTAACTGCTGCTTTTAGTTGTTTCTATATTTGGAATAATGCTTGCACCCTTTCATCACGGAGTATATGCCAACAGTGATATGCATGACCTTAAAATAGAACAACCTCCCCTCTGGCAAAGGATTCCTGTAGCCCAAAAGACAGatagaaagaaaaattattttcccCTTTTCATGGTTTTATTGTAACCCGAGCAGACTGAATTAAGGtttattttgagtttttgacCCAATTTGGTTTGTTCTTCAGGATGAGAGTGTGAAGCAAACAGCACAGCTGATGTATCAAACTGCTCTCTTTGAAAGTGGTTTCCTGCTAAATGACCCCAAGGATTTTGCATCTCGCATTTATGACTCAGTGAAGTCCAGCTTGGATATTAGTCCTGAAGCAACtgtggaagaggaggaagaagctgAAGAAGTTGAGGCCGAGAGTGAGGCAAAGGACGGTGCATCTGCTGATGCTGATGTGAAGGACGAGTTGTAGATTTTAAGGCGGACATTTCCGTACTGACTTAAGTTCCCCTTTTCTTTGTTACTTGGTCTTTAGCAATTTGAGAAGCCCCTTTCAGAATGATTTTTGCTTCCATAAGAAAGTCTAATAGAGAGAAACATTAGTCGTAAGTTACTGTAGTCACTTTATCCCATGGAATTTCGCTTAGCATTTTAGTACACGGTTGAAGAAAATTACGCTGTATTTTTATGTGGAAAACTGCATCATGGCTTATTTACAATGACCAGCAAACATCGAGTTAAGCCCTACTTTGATCCTTGAGATTGGTGAGTTTATTGATCTGGGTTCTGACTTTTTAATTGTTACAATTTGGTCTTTCAAATTAAAAGAAGTGCATCAATATAGTCCTTTCTCAATAATGATAGCACTAAATGATATCATTTCAGTGTTTGAACAatatgaaaaaggagaagtataCCATATTAGTATTGTTTAAATCTTCAAATGACGTCATTAAGTGCTTTCTTTAGCGTCAAAATAAATACCACGTCGTTTTAATATGTCTAGCGTGACAAGGTTTGGGCTACGTCACTAACGGCATTGAATTTCAGCgatggaagatacacaaagaactACATTGGTGTACTTTTTTTAATTTGGAGGACTAAATTGTAGCAATTAAAAAGTCAAAGACCAAATCAGTGCAACTCACCCATCTTAGAGACCAAAATGGAGTTTAATTCAGCAAACATCCTTTATcccttttttatttattccatggTGTCCGATGGCATCACGTTGGGGCAATAGATCTACTGACACACCCCGTTGTGGGTATTTATCCATCCTTATATTGGAACAAAGTCTCTCAAAGATATAGCAAAGAAAGGTAGAATAATGTCGCTCATTAAAACCCGTGATGCTTAGGTCTCTTGCGGAATATTTTTTTCTCCCCTTGATCGCGGTAAAgtactaaatattttatttgttgatacattaaaattaagttcaatgtttaattatttatatgttaagCAGATCAGGCATGTCAGTTATAATTACTATGTAATCAGGTTAAATCAAAATAACTAGGCATAAGTCAGGATGGCCGAGTGGTCTAAGGCGCCAGACTCAAGTTCTGGTCCTCATGTGAGGGCGTGGGTTCAAATCCCACTTCTGAcaaaatttatgttttatataACTAATAAGCTTTCTTTGTGATAAAGTCATAAAACGCTTTGAGAAGATGACAAGCACAATATATAGGGTAAGTGTAGTGTGAGGGTCACTGAGGCGTGCAAATTGTCGAGATAGTGGTAAGCATAAATGAGTACGCGACCAGGACCAGGACCACCACCCATAAGTATGACGAAATTAAAGCTGCCATTGGAGAAAGACATATAGTTTATGCTAGTAGGATTTAATTGTTTACACTTCACACTACACAAACACTATCTGATCtagacaacccaaaaaaaaaaaaaaaaacacacactatCTGATCTGATCTGAAAGGCATAATGAAGGGATCAAATATTAATTATGCTTCCTAGCTAGCTAGCATAGCATAGCGTCTATTTCAGTTGCCCCCTAAAATAATGATATCATCCACAAATAAGCGTCAATTCAATATTTAACATTTTGACTTTAATACTTAGTGATGAGGTGTATCCACCTGTGATAGGGTAAGTGCCACTCAAGACTCAACCATAGGACGCGCATGGTAGTGAGTAGATTGGATATATGATATGTAAACTTCAACCACTCCTAAATAAAATTAAGTCATCATTGGCATGGCTAAAGTCAAATTTTCCCTCTAACGCACAccctttaattttatttgatcctTTGGAGTCGatcttaactaataattaaatcaggatatgcaaaaaaaaaaagtctagagAACTAACTAGGTGTAGTCAATTTAAAgacaaaattagttaaaaaatagttttatttttaattttaaattttaaaaaattagaatagtggaagattttttttttttttttgtgatggaCTTATTTTTTAACTAGTTGGTTCTGAATAGGCTATTTTCtagtgagattttttttttttaccaaagatatgaagACTCGTAACCTCTTAGATGAATACggggagattatgccatttgagctattactcattggcggtTTTCTAGTGAGATtggatacaaaaatataaattaatatcatataaaattaaattttgagggGAAAAAGGAATAAAGGTACATATTTGATTGAAATTAGAATGGGGGATAAGATATTAAGATAGGGGAAGATCCAGCAGATCAGTAGTGGAAGAGAGATAGCTGGTAACAAACGCTTGGTTGGTGAGGATTGGAGGATTACACCCACTTTTAGCTTACTGCCAAACCATCATAAAAAACTCCGGTGCTCCATCACATTCACACCACTTATATATATTTATGGATCGGatgttaattaatttcaattatagcGGTCCCAGGACCAACAGATATTAGATAGATGCATCGAAACAAAAAGCCCCTTATCTTTACGCCCCAACACTACATTTAATGAACACTATACTCAAATAAAGACTGATATACTCTACTTTAGGTAGCTAAGTAGGAGTTCATTTAGCAGTTTTTGATCATGAAACATGGTCTAACATTCCCGAACCAATAAATGAATCTCATCATCGCCCACAAACAAAGAATTCTATAGTATATACCTACGTATCCCTCTTCTTTTTGCGAGAGCTTTCTGCTTTCTGCTTTCTGCTTTCCCTTCAGATGACTCACATGCTTGTCACCATGTCCATGTACGGGCCCTACTGAACTCACGTCACGTGACCCATACAGGCCGGATGAACTAAAAATGAATGTTTCTACTTTCTAATGAGTAGGGCCCTaccatacaaaattaaaaaagaagacaTGGCTCACATGGGCCTGGCTCCGTGAAAGATGCCCAAGGAATTAACATCAATAAGATGTGTGGGGTGgggggtgggggggggggggtaaaAGTGTAAAACTAAAAGAGCAGTTGCCACAAGCGCCAACTTGCCATAATGACGATGAAGGTTGCAATGGATTGGGATTCCCTAGCACGAGTGCACGCTGACCATGGTATTTCACTTTGGTCTAGTGCACCTACGTACACCATTCCTCCCTTGCTCACCTGTGGTGATGTTGGAGTAGAAGacgaagatgaagatgatgacgAAGAAGATTCGTTACTATCTGAGTTCGAGTTTTGTCCCTCCCACGATTTCTTACTACTGCAaaatcacattcatcaaaataaggataATTAAACACTATTCGAACAAGTAGACTAATGGTGAGTAAAATTGAGAGCTTACCTTAAGATGTGTGTAAGTGTAAAGTATTATTCTGATTGTTCTAATTTGGTATTTAATGTTTCAGCcgtgttattttaatttcaaaaaattttaatttttttatttagtcttAAGGGTATTCAATGTTATTATACAATTAAATTTGACACAAACAATTAGCATATTAAATGTCAATgtttgattttagtatataaataaaatcGATTGGTATTAGCATAATgtttgattttagtatataaataaaatcGATTCACCAATGTAAAAGTTTTTCTTTTGATTATAGAGCATTAATGAATGATAAGTaggatttggatttttttttatataagaagAAGATCTACAAGAagtgttacaaaaatattttggttatgttttttttttaacatagaataaaatatgaaataataatacCGCTGTTAATATTTATGTCCGTCATTCTCATAAttatttgtatcaaaattaacaatgaaaaatatcaaatttatttaaaaaattttaaaataaaaataaaacatttgaaatgaattaaaatttagtttaaacGTTGATacccaaaataatattttaccggAGGTTTAAAAGTTCATTTGAATATTAGTATTACTATACGGTGCTAAAATCTAACTTGTATGGTATGGAGATTCGATACTAGAAACAGTACTTATTTTATTCAAGAGACGGTTCCCTATTTCTGAGACCACATGCTGAATTTAAAACTAACTAGGCTAACAAGGATTGAAATTTGGAGATGCATGTTTCACGGGCACACATACAGCTCTATTACCATGTACCCACCATACTATTGTGCAACAATCCATACCATGAGAAAATTAGATATAGCAATAAGTGAGAGAAGAAAAAGGTTTTTGTTTTTGGTCGACAGTAATTATGAAGTCTATAAAAGTAAGAGCATACCCACCGCTGATACTATACTAAATTACTAATCACCGAATATGATGTAATTGTTTGTTGTTTAATAATTACAAGTTCTATTATTATTGTTGCAACTTGGATACTATCTACTACTTTATGTCCATTCTTTATAATATTGTTCACAAATCACAATCAAGACAAATAGTGAAAAAATCCCCACAAGCCTAAATGCCACCAACGTTCATATTCATAGAAGGACGAAAATACCCTTTTAACCGTtagcgtgaaaaataaaaaatgagggGCAATGTAACGAAATATTGAAATCTAACCTGGGGTTAGTATCGGGGGAAGGACAAAACGTAATGGTGTAATCGGCAGATGCGCACGTAAATGTGCTCGTCTTGTCGTCATACGCGTAGCTATACGCGCGTGGGCACACGCTCTTGAACACCTTCGAGTAAGACGAAGGCTTGCAAGTGTCCGGTGAGCGGTACGCGCCGTCGCAGCAATACTGCGGCAACCGGAACGCATCGCACGCGCTCTTACACGCCACGCCACGTTTCCCATCCTCGCTCATAACCCTCAGCTCCGATGGACAATCGCCATTGAGGTCTCCTACGCACCCCGTGACGGTGCAGTTTTCGCCGGAGCCACCCTGCGGAACCACCGTAATCGGGAGGTTGTAACCGTCGACCAAGCTGACGTCAAAGAAATCTAGTCCTCCGGCGCCATGGAGGGTGAACTCTGCCAGGGTTGCCGGCGGCGTGGCACCGCTGCCAGCACATTCTAGTTTGCCGGAGCCGCAATCGCCAGTGCCGCATGAGAATTTTCCGGCGGAGTCTTGGGCGCAGAGTGTCCTGCCCCAGAAACGGCCACCCCAGGTGGTTGGTGCCGTGATGGTTTTGGACTCGCCAGTTCGGAGGGCGAAGCCGGTGACCGGAAGAGGGTCGACACCAGCGTTAGTGAGAATTCCCGGCCACACAGTGTAGTCACATTTGTTGAGTAGTGTGAAGGTAGTTGCTTTCCCCTCTGCAAATTTGTGTTCACACCCACACACATTAACATAAAATGGTAaacaatttcattttaatttggtAATAACATGGTTTATGGAGTGATTTACTTACCTGATACTAATACACAAAGTGTTATTAGTACTGAGATTGGATTTATTAATGTGAGCTTATTATGCTCCATGTGGAGGTTCAATTAGTTAGTGTTTGTGAATAGCTAAAAGAATAAGAATGGAACCTAGGAAGACGGTGAAGAAACGTTGGAAATGGAATCTGCTGTgagaataattattatttataggcAGAAATTAATAATAAAGCTGGCGGGTAGACAGGGAGGGAAGTAACGTTCTGCTTCAACTCACCATTTATAAGGATTTTATGTTTTCGTAACGCtgtattattttgttattaaataacgGGATAATAATTTCATTATAAAATAGTATTCGAAGGCttgtattgttaaaaaaaaaaatctaaaagatataaaaacgtgattaaaaaataaaagatattattcTTTTTAGAAAGGTTAGACAACTTTTATATctttatgaatttaaatttttataaaaatatttaaataattatttaagatatgaatgaaaaaataaaattctatcactatatttctttttcatcttttttttttaatttcagtcattcattaaaaaaatacaaaaaatatctaacataaaatcatcaaattttaaatataaaaatatttcattaataTATCTGATcatttttgttaattataatttttttttagaatttgctTTAATACATACATTCAAAGTTATTTTTATCATTGATAATATAAATTTGAGAGTATCATTTTGGTGATTTATTTTGCTGACATAAAATATCTACTATACCTAGCTAGATAGAAGTTGAGGGGGTCTCAATAATTTTCATGGGTGCAGACAAAGACAGGCATTTGGTAGTGGGAATTCTGATATGTGTTAGACACTCGAATTTGCTGCATGATTTTTATTTCAAGGCGATGGCTCAATTTGTTGCGTGTGGCAAAGCTCTGCCACATTTTTCTTTGGCATTTTGTTAG is a window from the Arachis hypogaea cultivar Tifrunner chromosome 17, arahy.Tifrunner.gnm2.J5K5, whole genome shotgun sequence genome containing:
- the LOC112765083 gene encoding pathogenesis-related thaumatin-like protein 3.5, whose product is MEHNKLTLINPISVLITLCVLVSEGKATTFTLLNKCDYTVWPGILTNAGVDPLPVTGFALRTGESKTITAPTTWGGRFWGRTLCAQDSAGKFSCGTGDCGSGKLECAGSGATPPATLAEFTLHGAGGLDFFDVSLVDGYNLPITVVPQGGSGENCTVTGCVGDLNGDCPSELRVMSEDGKRGVACKSACDAFRLPQYCCDGAYRSPDTCKPSSYSKVFKSVCPRAYSYAYDDKTSTFTCASADYTITFCPSPDTNPSSKKSWEGQNSNSDSNESSSSSSSSSSSTPTSPQVSKGGMVYVGALDQSEIPWSACTRARESQSIATFIVIMASWRLWQLLF
- the LOC112766690 gene encoding endoplasmin homolog, translating into MRKWTLPSALLLLSLLLLFADQGRKLQANAEADSDELVDPPKVEDKIGAVPNGLSTDSDVAKREAESISKRSLRNNAQKFEFQAEVSRLMDILINSLYSNKDIFLRELISNASDALDKIRFLSLTDKEILGEGDTAKLEIQIKLDKEKKILSIRDRGIGMTKEDLIKNLGTIAKSGTSAFLEKMQSSGDLNLIGQFGVGFYSVYLVADYVEVISKHNDDKQHVWESKADGAFAISEDTWNEPLGRGTEIRLHLRDEAGEYLEEHKLKELVKKYSEFINFPIYLWASKEVDVEVPADEDDESSESSSEEENKDDDAEKSEDDEEKPKTKTVKETTYEWELLNDVKAIWLRNPKEVSEEEYTKFYHTLAKDFGDEKPLAWSHFNAEGDVEFKAVLFVPPKAPHDLYESYYNSNKSNLKLYVRRVFISDEFDELLPKYLSFLKGLVDSDTLPLNVSREMLQQHSSLRTIKKKLIRKALDMIRRIADEDPDESTDKDKKEEVSSDNDEKRGQYAKFWNEFGKSIKLGIIEDATNRNRLAKLLRVETSKSEGKLTSLDQYISRMKSGQKDIFYITGTNKEQLEKSPFLERLRKKNYEVIYFTDPVDEYLMQYLMDYEDKKFQNVSKEGLKIGKDAKAKELKESFKDLTKWWKSALSSENVDDVKISNRLDNTPCVVVTSKFGWSANMERIMQAQTLSDASKQAYMRGKRVLEINPRHPIIKELRERVVKNPEDESVKQTAQLMYQTALFESGFLLNDPKDFASRIYDSVKSSLDISPEATVEEEEEAEEVEAESEAKDGASADADVKDEL